From a single Gimesia fumaroli genomic region:
- a CDS encoding DUF1501 domain-containing protein: MTFKESRADQSTSYSTPGFLNRRELLRTAGGGIGLMALESLLKTDGIAQASGSGTLQPKSPDFQPRAKRLIWLFMHGGPSHVDLWDPKPDLMKYSGQPLPDSFGEVMTRRKVAKNPLLAPIKPFRRRGESGLEVSDFLPHTGALVDDLCVVRSLHGDSVNHPQSVYQMNTGSILMGHPSVGSWVAYGLGSENADMPAFVVMPDPGGGIKGGPPAWGSGYLPATFQGTTMRPGKTPILNLKPPASISARQQRATLDLIQSMNRRHYDNRDQDDELSARISAYELAFRMQTAAPELVDLTQETKETHAMYGLNDPNTRDFGERCLLARRMIERGVRFVQLYSGDTVGWDAHSDVTRNHTTYCRKTDQPVAALLKDLKRRGLLEDTLVVWCGEFGRMPMSEQGKGRDHNPWGYCGWLAGAGITGGRAYGATDAIGLRAVEQKVHVNQFHATLLHLMGLDHETLTYFHNGLDERLTGPAEVEVVKGLLK; encoded by the coding sequence ATGACATTCAAAGAATCGCGCGCGGATCAGTCTACCTCGTATTCGACACCCGGATTTTTGAATCGGCGGGAGTTGTTAAGAACCGCTGGTGGCGGCATTGGACTCATGGCATTAGAGTCTCTGCTGAAAACCGATGGTATTGCTCAAGCTTCAGGTTCTGGGACTCTCCAGCCGAAATCACCCGATTTTCAACCACGTGCCAAACGCTTGATCTGGCTGTTTATGCATGGCGGCCCGAGCCACGTTGATCTGTGGGATCCGAAGCCGGATCTGATGAAATATTCGGGACAGCCCTTGCCTGACAGTTTTGGTGAAGTGATGACGCGACGCAAGGTCGCGAAGAATCCGTTACTGGCGCCGATCAAACCATTTCGCCGTCGTGGAGAATCTGGTTTGGAAGTCAGTGATTTCCTGCCGCATACGGGCGCGCTGGTGGACGATTTGTGTGTCGTGCGTTCGCTGCACGGCGACAGTGTGAATCATCCGCAGTCGGTCTACCAGATGAATACCGGCAGTATCTTGATGGGGCATCCGAGTGTGGGGAGTTGGGTCGCGTATGGACTTGGTTCAGAAAATGCTGACATGCCGGCGTTTGTCGTTATGCCCGATCCCGGTGGCGGGATCAAAGGGGGACCGCCTGCGTGGGGAAGTGGTTATCTGCCGGCAACGTTTCAGGGAACGACGATGCGTCCGGGAAAGACGCCGATTTTGAATCTGAAACCTCCTGCTTCGATTTCAGCGCGTCAGCAGCGAGCAACGCTGGATCTGATTCAATCGATGAACCGGCGGCATTATGATAACCGGGATCAGGACGATGAACTGTCGGCGCGCATCTCAGCCTACGAACTCGCCTTTCGGATGCAGACAGCAGCGCCGGAGCTGGTTGACCTGACTCAGGAAACAAAAGAGACGCACGCGATGTATGGACTTAATGATCCAAACACGCGTGATTTTGGGGAGCGATGTCTACTGGCCCGGCGTATGATCGAACGAGGTGTGCGGTTTGTACAACTCTATTCCGGCGACACCGTCGGCTGGGATGCACACAGTGATGTGACCCGCAATCATACAACTTATTGTCGTAAGACAGATCAGCCGGTAGCGGCGTTGCTGAAAGATCTCAAACGACGTGGCTTACTGGAAGATACCCTGGTAGTCTGGTGTGGTGAGTTTGGTCGGATGCCGATGAGCGAGCAGGGCAAAGGTCGCGATCATAACCCGTGGGGATATTGCGGCTGGTTAGCCGGTGCCGGGATCACTGGCGGCCGCGCGTATGGAGCCACCGATGCGATTGGCCTGCGTGCGGTGGAGCAGAAGGTCCATGTGAATCAGTTTCATGCGACATTGTTGCATTTGATGGGCCTGGATCATGAAACCCTGACCTATTTCCATAACGGTCTGGATGAACGGCTGACGGGCCCCGCGGAGGTCGAAGTGGTGAAAGGACTTCTGAAATGA
- a CDS encoding DUF3300 domain-containing protein: protein MNQETIIHNTRKELGKRMTSATKSYIKGLLAITAGVCFMIQPGAISAQQPGAILQQKTLSPRALESLVTGIAFYPDDLVETILQASQHPLAIRQATRQNGVQIGGGRFAQRIQQFKKVSDPNVEKLKQYPEILAQLGDNIATTTLLGRAYKTQPDDVWRAIDKLRAEVDAALEEQPEQFVDASGAPLTGQAAYVAAAGYVAGRYFVPATVSELYAAYAYPNQTTTTATYHGENVSGSATQTSTTGPYGHATASTGNSSTTYTGPNGNTVTGATQGGSVVYQNGATTVGAGAATTTVTGPQGNSATATGTGIAGKTTVGSTTYFGAAGGGTVNTSNGLSATGAGQVTGSVTQTQTGANYNTQASGSVATNTGVNAYGSRSTNGSVNQNADGSVSGVRSSSTSVQGANGYANVQHNSSGTATGNGNGTYNGSTSIDSSKGSASVNTTAANGQVSSTVTTDNGTKTGTLGDGQVGQGSSTASSRQSSSSQQAARSSNNRSSQSGSYRSSRQSSAANSRYSKSSSQQIASGLKSMQKNWGQLSQQINRSSQAAASHNGRSSSSSQRSTSGYSRSSQNRSSYSNRTPAYSRGSSSYSRGSSSRGSSRGSSGRSRGGRR from the coding sequence GTGAATCAAGAAACAATTATTCACAACACCAGAAAAGAGTTGGGGAAACGAATGACATCAGCAACAAAGAGTTACATCAAAGGATTGCTTGCCATCACAGCCGGAGTCTGTTTCATGATTCAACCCGGAGCCATCAGTGCACAACAACCTGGGGCCATCTTGCAACAAAAAACATTATCACCACGTGCGCTCGAAAGCCTGGTCACCGGTATCGCCTTCTATCCGGATGACCTCGTCGAAACCATTCTGCAGGCGTCGCAACATCCTCTGGCGATCCGTCAGGCCACCAGACAAAACGGAGTTCAAATCGGCGGCGGTCGCTTTGCACAACGCATTCAGCAATTCAAAAAAGTAAGCGATCCAAACGTCGAGAAACTGAAGCAGTACCCGGAAATCCTGGCACAGTTGGGCGACAACATCGCCACTACCACTCTGCTGGGACGGGCCTATAAGACACAACCCGATGATGTCTGGCGCGCCATCGATAAGCTGCGTGCTGAAGTCGACGCGGCTCTGGAAGAACAACCAGAACAATTCGTTGATGCCAGCGGCGCACCTTTAACGGGTCAAGCAGCTTACGTGGCAGCCGCCGGTTATGTTGCTGGTCGCTATTTCGTACCCGCGACTGTTTCTGAACTGTATGCCGCTTACGCGTATCCAAATCAGACAACAACGACCGCAACCTATCATGGTGAAAATGTCAGCGGTTCCGCCACACAAACTTCAACCACAGGCCCCTATGGTCATGCGACCGCGTCTACAGGCAACAGTTCCACAACTTACACCGGCCCGAACGGGAATACGGTTACGGGAGCTACACAAGGGGGAAGTGTCGTCTATCAAAATGGCGCAACGACCGTTGGTGCGGGTGCTGCCACAACCACCGTCACGGGTCCTCAAGGAAATTCCGCGACCGCCACAGGAACGGGCATTGCCGGCAAAACAACGGTCGGCAGCACCACCTACTTCGGTGCAGCAGGCGGGGGAACGGTAAACACATCGAACGGACTGTCCGCGACCGGCGCCGGTCAGGTCACTGGTTCAGTAACACAAACACAAACCGGAGCCAACTACAATACCCAAGCCAGCGGATCTGTCGCAACCAACACCGGCGTGAATGCCTATGGAAGCCGCAGCACCAACGGCAGCGTCAATCAGAACGCCGACGGTTCGGTGAGTGGAGTCCGCTCTTCATCTACTTCGGTGCAAGGCGCCAACGGTTACGCTAACGTACAACACAACAGCTCAGGCACCGCAACCGGTAATGGAAACGGCACCTACAACGGTTCGACCTCCATCGATTCCAGCAAAGGATCGGCCTCGGTCAACACGACAGCTGCCAATGGTCAAGTCAGTTCCACGGTCACCACAGACAATGGCACGAAAACAGGCACGCTGGGAGACGGACAGGTCGGCCAGGGTTCTTCTACAGCCAGCAGTCGTCAATCGAGCAGTAGCCAACAGGCCGCCCGTTCGTCTAACAATCGCAGCAGCCAGAGTGGGTCATATCGCTCCAGCCGCCAGTCGTCTGCCGCGAATTCGCGCTATAGTAAATCATCGAGTCAACAGATTGCCTCCGGCTTAAAGAGCATGCAGAAAAACTGGGGACAGCTCAGCCAGCAGATCAATCGTTCGTCTCAGGCTGCGGCTTCACACAACGGACGATCATCCTCTTCATCACAACGTTCGACGTCCGGATATTCGCGCAGCTCACAAAACCGGTCTTCCTACTCAAACAGAACCCCCGCATACTCGCGAGGCAGTTCGTCTTATTCTCGGGGAAGTTCTTCACGAGGCAGCAGCCGTGGATCATCTGGTCGCTCACGCGGCGGTCGTAGATAA
- a CDS encoding DUF1559 family PulG-like putative transporter gives MKNHSLSTTEFFTIMVIITILAALLVPQVQQAGSNPRRQYFKNQMKAIGLALHEYQNEHGCLPPAVVRDEQGNPLHSWRAILLPYLKTKRPFEQYQLDYRFDEPWSSPHNQRVADKNPKLFRGDWKISKNNSPTEERRNSKLVAVIDNSSYWPENQTRQIGKNRIVLIEVPELPGLWNEPTDISLDELINLTRTDRFAPHGAFALYDDGRVRWLTTGVFNPGYMDHLLQAP, from the coding sequence ATGAAGAACCATTCCCTCAGCACGACTGAGTTCTTCACCATTATGGTGATCATCACCATTCTTGCTGCATTGCTCGTTCCCCAAGTCCAGCAGGCAGGTTCCAATCCCCGGCGTCAATATTTTAAAAATCAGATGAAAGCGATTGGATTGGCGTTACATGAATATCAGAATGAACATGGCTGTCTGCCTCCCGCTGTAGTCAGAGACGAACAAGGTAACCCGCTGCACAGTTGGCGGGCAATCCTGCTGCCTTACTTAAAGACAAAGCGTCCTTTTGAACAATATCAACTCGACTATCGGTTTGACGAACCTTGGAGCAGTCCCCACAATCAACGGGTGGCAGACAAAAACCCGAAACTGTTTCGCGGGGACTGGAAAATTTCTAAAAACAATTCCCCTACTGAAGAAAGAAGAAACTCAAAGCTGGTCGCCGTTATTGACAATAGCAGCTACTGGCCCGAGAACCAGACGCGTCAGATTGGGAAAAACCGAATTGTTCTGATAGAGGTCCCCGAACTGCCCGGGTTATGGAACGAGCCCACTGACATTTCCCTTGATGAGCTGATCAACTTAACCCGGACTGATCGTTTTGCTCCTCACGGTGCCTTTGCTTTATACGACGACGGGCGAGTCCGCTGGCTCACAACTGGCGTATTCAACCCCGGTTACATGGATCACCTGCTGCAGGCGCCCTGA
- a CDS encoding radical SAM protein codes for MQTTLVEINQRASRHSPADRLCSRHHVIVLSNFARGYDKYSHEYSKTRIPESKFTDKFHLLELDQLNIGIEKNNRLLTKLNLPGNALLILETQVAESRLFKTEHTGLGHYIKGDSIRVQRVYLFNPDRTLREISIEEAMARSLSVLQRNLPQYSELTPRSISLLPVAIGCQAKCSFCFSKSSASVEQDKGTLSLEQIARLMQAAKSRGTKRAVITGGGEPTLYPRSKLLELIRLAADYFPQKVVLITNGYLLTEMPATERLVFLEELQTAGLTTLAVSHHHHDLEVNRRIMSLDIDVARIAECLAQNPDRFPTLSLRLICVLQKGGIQDEIAIQNYLNWAASLNVREVCFKELYVSTSVESEYYSRPANEWSEAHQVPLRVLLDYLQAKNWNQVGQLPWGAALYEHHINGVPMKVAAYTEPSLLWELSQGLCRSWNIMADGRCLTSLEDRRSEIEIS; via the coding sequence ATGCAGACAACCTTGGTAGAAATTAATCAAAGGGCTTCTCGACACTCGCCTGCCGACCGACTATGCTCGCGGCATCACGTCATCGTTCTCTCCAATTTTGCGCGTGGTTATGACAAGTATAGCCACGAATATTCCAAAACGCGGATTCCGGAAAGCAAATTTACGGACAAATTCCATCTGCTGGAACTCGACCAGCTCAATATCGGCATCGAGAAAAACAACAGGCTGTTAACCAAGCTGAATCTGCCGGGCAATGCACTACTCATTTTAGAGACACAAGTTGCAGAAAGCCGGCTGTTCAAAACCGAACACACGGGGCTGGGACACTATATCAAAGGAGATTCCATTCGCGTTCAACGCGTCTACCTGTTCAATCCAGACAGGACGCTGCGCGAAATTTCGATTGAGGAAGCGATGGCCCGTTCGCTCTCGGTTCTGCAACGAAACTTACCTCAGTATAGCGAACTTACACCCCGCTCCATCTCCCTATTACCAGTTGCCATCGGCTGTCAGGCGAAATGTTCGTTCTGTTTTTCCAAATCCTCTGCATCCGTGGAACAGGACAAGGGAACGTTATCACTGGAACAGATCGCGAGGTTGATGCAGGCCGCGAAATCACGTGGTACAAAGCGGGCCGTGATCACCGGCGGAGGCGAACCGACGCTTTATCCCCGTTCTAAACTACTGGAATTGATTCGCCTGGCTGCCGACTATTTCCCGCAAAAAGTCGTGTTGATTACAAACGGTTATCTTCTGACCGAGATGCCCGCGACAGAACGGCTCGTTTTTCTGGAAGAACTTCAGACCGCCGGGCTGACTACACTCGCCGTCTCTCACCATCATCATGACCTTGAGGTGAACCGGCGAATTATGAGTCTGGATATTGACGTCGCGCGAATCGCAGAATGCCTTGCTCAGAATCCGGATCGATTCCCCACACTTTCCCTGCGTCTGATCTGCGTGTTACAGAAAGGGGGCATTCAAGACGAAATCGCCATCCAGAATTATCTTAACTGGGCTGCATCTCTAAACGTGCGGGAAGTCTGCTTTAAAGAGTTGTATGTTTCCACCAGTGTCGAGTCCGAGTATTACTCCCGGCCTGCCAACGAGTGGAGCGAAGCACATCAGGTGCCACTCCGAGTTCTCTTGGACTATCTGCAAGCGAAAAACTGGAACCAGGTCGGCCAACTCCCCTGGGGTGCGGCCCTTTATGAACACCACATCAATGGTGTCCCGATGAAAGTCGCCGCCTATACCGAACCAAGCCTGCTCTGGGAATTGAGCCAGGGCTTATGTCGTAGCTGGAACATCATGGCCGACGGTCGCTGTTTAACCTCACTGGAAGATCGCAGGAGTGAAATCGAGATATCATGA
- a CDS encoding PLP-dependent aminotransferase family protein yields the protein MNFQEYRAAKETYLKSEPLRLDCMNTQKALSHLAPPASAAGEEASLQDALSVWQDVTGFNLDHLHAFPGKGVRDLLTQLVKQFKQQQASFIFPQDVYPVYHQILEGYPCRTYRTLPEWEFDYLRESSEQRQVLLLTQPAVPVGRYLNPYETTALINWLTADETRTLIIDAAYAYEPNHSIYSQLIQTRQCICLFSLSKPWLMPEQWGLAVGPQELLGTHLQPRADFTCNWVETIRLHAALPTQLRSAFSEEWKRLAPAIHNFAPHWRPPQAGYYSTVNIPFTQLLEEQNVLGVPASVFGSDREDVTVISCLFAIQQRSLTHI from the coding sequence ATGAATTTTCAGGAATACCGGGCCGCCAAAGAAACGTATCTGAAATCCGAGCCGCTACGGCTCGACTGTATGAATACACAGAAAGCACTGAGTCATCTTGCTCCCCCGGCAAGCGCAGCGGGAGAAGAAGCTTCACTGCAGGACGCGCTCTCCGTCTGGCAGGACGTGACTGGATTTAACCTTGATCACCTGCATGCCTTCCCCGGAAAAGGCGTCCGCGATCTGCTCACGCAACTCGTAAAACAGTTCAAACAGCAACAGGCCTCTTTCATTTTCCCGCAGGATGTCTATCCCGTTTATCATCAGATTTTAGAGGGTTACCCCTGCCGAACATACCGCACCCTGCCCGAATGGGAATTCGATTATTTAAGGGAATCATCTGAACAACGACAAGTTCTGCTACTGACGCAACCCGCGGTTCCTGTGGGACGTTACCTGAATCCATACGAAACCACGGCCCTCATCAACTGGTTAACCGCTGACGAAACTCGCACACTGATCATCGATGCCGCGTATGCTTACGAACCCAATCACAGCATTTACTCGCAACTCATCCAAACCAGACAATGCATCTGCCTGTTTTCTCTCTCAAAACCCTGGCTGATGCCCGAACAGTGGGGGCTCGCGGTCGGCCCCCAAGAGTTACTCGGAACGCATTTGCAACCGCGAGCTGACTTCACCTGCAACTGGGTCGAGACCATTCGCCTACACGCTGCACTGCCAACGCAGCTTCGTTCCGCGTTCAGTGAAGAATGGAAGCGACTGGCTCCCGCGATTCACAACTTCGCCCCTCACTGGCGACCGCCGCAAGCCGGCTATTATTCGACAGTTAACATTCCCTTTACACAACTCTTAGAGGAACAGAATGTCCTGGGCGTACCCGCCAGCGTCTTCGGCTCTGACAGGGAAGATGTGACCGTCATTTCATGCCTGTTCGCGATTCAACAACGGAGCCTCACGCACATTTGA
- a CDS encoding leucine-rich repeat domain-containing protein yields the protein MKFSRICKWLLIPVLAAFVHWVVMYSEHQKIAFAKQRLRSKGVNITEIYRFNPIRESTFKLEYVFDTEELRISHVNPFTSHRASDFIEDLKILAPAIRGVEIEGAVFTDQDMQALRQMPNLRYLSLNGSELTESGIEVLSSLKQLGSLTIDELRLADSKVIWLQNCTELWKLNLAKSELSPETYHQFAALKQLEKLSLINSNIKSDDLQSLTNLPQLSELILAGTRVDDQAAPYLKKMKALHQLDLSRTNVGANVCNQLSNINLKELILARTQVDDRAAPYLKNLKTIHRLNLSRTNVGDEVCRQVSKINSLQLLNLKQTPITDSGVQALLEGCPNVRWVNLDRCQISSNAFTASNKWPANLIALSLKGTKLSETEFLQIYRDHDSLIWASFDWKDYTDPAYQKFILTEKPRVMRARKNQKENS from the coding sequence ATGAAATTCTCGCGAATATGCAAATGGTTGCTGATTCCAGTATTAGCCGCCTTTGTGCACTGGGTCGTCATGTACTCGGAACACCAGAAGATCGCATTCGCCAAACAACGACTTCGTTCTAAGGGAGTAAATATCACGGAAATCTATCGCTTTAACCCCATCCGCGAGTCAACCTTCAAACTGGAATACGTATTTGACACAGAAGAACTCCGGATTTCGCATGTCAATCCTTTTACCTCTCACAGGGCATCTGATTTTATTGAGGACTTAAAAATACTGGCACCAGCGATCAGAGGTGTCGAAATCGAAGGCGCCGTCTTCACTGACCAGGATATGCAAGCCTTGCGTCAAATGCCAAATTTACGATACCTCAGTCTGAACGGTTCTGAATTGACTGAATCGGGAATTGAGGTTTTATCGAGTCTCAAACAACTTGGATCACTTACTATAGATGAGCTTCGGTTAGCAGACAGCAAGGTCATCTGGTTACAGAACTGCACAGAATTATGGAAACTCAATCTCGCCAAATCTGAACTCAGTCCTGAAACGTACCATCAATTCGCAGCACTGAAACAACTTGAGAAGCTTAGTCTGATCAATTCAAACATTAAATCAGATGACCTGCAATCTCTCACGAACCTTCCCCAATTAAGCGAGCTCATTCTTGCAGGCACACGGGTGGATGACCAGGCTGCACCTTACCTGAAAAAAATGAAGGCGCTGCACCAGCTGGATCTCAGTAGAACGAATGTCGGAGCCAATGTATGCAACCAGCTTTCGAACATCAACTTAAAAGAACTCATCCTTGCAAGGACGCAGGTAGACGACCGGGCGGCACCTTACCTCAAGAATCTGAAAACAATACACCGATTGAATCTCAGCAGAACGAACGTCGGAGATGAAGTATGCCGTCAGGTTTCGAAAATCAACAGTTTGCAACTCTTAAACCTGAAGCAGACTCCCATCACAGACAGTGGCGTTCAGGCACTTCTTGAGGGATGTCCCAATGTAAGATGGGTGAATCTCGACCGATGTCAAATTTCGAGCAACGCGTTTACTGCATCAAACAAGTGGCCAGCAAACCTGATTGCCCTTAGTCTCAAAGGGACAAAACTGTCTGAAACAGAGTTTCTGCAAATCTATCGCGATCATGACTCTTTAATCTGGGCTTCGTTCGACTGGAAAGACTATACAGATCCTGCTTATCAAAAGTTTATCTTAACTGAAAAACCACGTGTCATGCGTGCCAGAAAGAATCAAAAAGAGAACAGCTGA
- a CDS encoding leucine-rich repeat domain-containing protein, translating into MNLKRRRFNKWFLFLAILLCGGGAALYFKEDSISLAKERLTAKGFSIRPATRSDLIDDSLLSLKSYLKMEEIRVSQTEWYKEKEILEVTAELNALAPFIEYLSCGLTKVRDRDALVIGKMHSLRHLQIYGPDLTDKGVSALSDLKDLERLELYAPQATDEGLNWLHRCTQLSWLFLSDAKLGTSTLQQFANHQELFRIDIQGTNVKSTDLQYLTQLPRLHMLELNGTFLDEEAAPYLRQMKSLGTLYLNETEVGDQVCQALASLPKLNSLMLNDTQITDQGVQTLLAGCPELKRLSIRNCHISGKAFFAVKFWPVKLESLDVTGTNLTGEEMLILLKDHETLESIYMTPKDCDPEIAKQIHSIREARHHRSLYGR; encoded by the coding sequence GTGAATTTGAAACGAAGACGCTTCAATAAATGGTTTCTGTTTCTGGCAATTCTGCTCTGCGGAGGGGGAGCTGCACTCTACTTCAAAGAAGATTCGATTTCGCTCGCGAAAGAACGACTCACGGCCAAAGGATTTTCTATCAGACCGGCTACCCGGTCTGATCTCATAGATGATTCATTACTGAGTCTCAAAAGTTATTTAAAAATGGAAGAAATCCGAGTTTCCCAGACTGAATGGTACAAAGAAAAGGAAATACTGGAAGTCACCGCGGAACTCAACGCATTAGCTCCGTTTATTGAATACTTAAGTTGTGGATTGACAAAAGTTCGAGACCGTGATGCACTTGTCATCGGCAAAATGCATTCATTAAGACATTTACAAATTTATGGGCCAGACTTAACAGATAAGGGAGTTTCAGCGCTATCCGACCTGAAGGATCTCGAACGGCTTGAGCTGTATGCACCACAGGCCACCGACGAAGGACTGAACTGGCTTCACCGTTGTACTCAACTGTCCTGGCTCTTTCTGTCAGACGCCAAACTGGGAACGAGTACCCTCCAGCAGTTTGCCAACCACCAAGAGCTGTTTCGAATCGACATACAAGGCACAAATGTGAAATCTACTGACCTGCAATATCTGACCCAACTTCCGCGGTTACATATGCTGGAATTGAATGGTACCTTTCTGGATGAGGAAGCAGCTCCATATTTACGTCAGATGAAATCTTTGGGCACATTGTATCTCAACGAAACGGAAGTGGGCGATCAGGTCTGCCAGGCGCTGGCATCGCTTCCCAAATTAAATTCACTGATGCTTAATGATACTCAGATTACCGATCAAGGCGTGCAGACTCTGCTCGCAGGTTGTCCTGAATTGAAAAGGCTTTCAATTCGAAACTGTCATATTTCAGGTAAAGCATTTTTTGCTGTGAAATTCTGGCCGGTCAAGCTGGAAAGCCTGGATGTAACAGGCACGAATTTAACCGGCGAGGAGATGCTAATACTGCTGAAGGATCATGAAACCCTTGAATCAATCTACATGACTCCCAAAGACTGTGATCCAGAAATAGCCAAACAGATCCATTCAATCAGAGAAGCAAGGCATCATCGGAGTCTGTATGGCCGATAA